The Anolis carolinensis isolate JA03-04 chromosome 2, rAnoCar3.1.pri, whole genome shotgun sequence genome contains the following window.
ACAAACTTAAAACGAGTTGACATAAGAAGAACTGGATTTGGTATCACGAAAAGAGCTTTGCTACCCCTGTGATCATGACTGGATTTTACATCTCTTTTACACTTGATATTGATGTGATTCTTCCTTTGTTGCAAAAAGTAAGCTTTCCTAATAGAAGACATGCAGATGTGGGTACAAAGATTAAACACCTCTTTCTTCATTCTAGATACCAATGCAGTCTAGGTGTCTCTGCTTGAAATACTTATTTTTCAAATTATTCAAAATTAAGGATGTCAGAGAAAATGTAGGAAAAATAACTTATCTACTTTGAAAAATCACATTTTCTGACTTCAGGTGTGACTAAGGACTGATGTTCTCTTTCACTTTGGCTTGGTATGAGAGGGAAACCAAACGACAGAGGGAAGCTGGTTGTGGGGCTCCACAACCAGCTGGTAGAAGACTCTCTCTATAGAGGTTCTGAAGATTATTCACATGAGCCGGTATTTCTCTTAGTGTTCTGTGAATCCATATGGGAGTAGTGGTCACAGAAAAGATAATATCTCAAGGTCAGCCAACTTTATACTTTCTTCAGAATTTGCCCTAGCTTTCAAGCTGGATAAATTTCAAGAAAAGTATCCTTCCATTAGGATAATCAACTAAAAAAAGAGTGAAGATTGGGAACATCCtcaatttaaaggcaaatatatttatttctcaaATTAACTCTGTCTATATATGACCAGAAGATTTAAGATCAAGCTTTCTAGGTGGTTATCACCTCCCCCTTGCATCCTTTCTTTGGAGTTCAGAAATGAGGCTGTTCTTTCTTTGGTTGTTGGAGGAGGGGAAGACTGAACCATGAGTTAAAAAACACTTTAGAGAGAATTATTTCTTGACAACCACAATACTAAGATAAAGGTGAAGAGCCATAAAGATTGTAAATTGACAAGAATTAAAAtgagtgaaagagagaaaaaatagttcattttcCAAGAAGAAGTAAGCCAATTTCAACCAGTGAATAAATTGCAATCTTTGCTGATGGAAAGTAAAGTTGTATTCTCTTCTCTTTTGTTCTTATTTAGCTCTTTataaaaaacacagaaaaaatattgaaaattcaGATTATGTCATTGTTATTGCAGATCAAGGAAAACCTAACTCAAATGGCAACCAGATTCAAACAAGACATAATAGAAAAATAGAATCCAAGCAAATTTTAGGAGTCGCATCAGATTGCTCAAAGAAAACAACTAATGCAAAAGGTGtcgcgacccaggctacagagcaccaataaccatacgcagaggccagattctatctaatatctttattaaggaaatatataaagttaataaaagcaaatgtaaaagttagtccagaagcagacctttcaggaaaggtcaaaattagtccaaagaaacaatgtccaatatgaaatattaaggtccaaagttgtaatccaataaccgaaacactcactttgccaggcaaagtgaggggagatgacaaggtcctttagtccatgaacttgagcaaggctaggaattaacttgatacttgaaaacaaggcttgaatcgtgacacaaggtaacaaggaacaagaacaagatccgtggaattacttggtaaaatccgtgaaacaaggcaaggcttagtcctgaaaggcgaggcaaggtccgtaggtaaacaaggctgggaaacaggagcgaaggcttgaaaacaagaacaaggcttgaacaggaacgaggcttggatcggagcgcgctgtccagacacaactcgctccggaggctgacgaattgactccgcaaagttactccgcgggtaaaacacctatatagagtctaactttcccgccgagagcagttctctgggaaccagaaacgaaagctaatctctgagaccagatgtttgactccttaaagattctcatggaaagcagacttaattggctaaattcttagcaattattctagcactcctgcgcgaggctgcttccaaacctctctgttgtttacaaaactcatggcgagaaaacacaggagatgtagcctcagtgtttgtttgacatacttctggaacataaccctcttgcaggtgcaaggttcccagatctggctgggaagaatctgtctgggaagaatccagttctgactgggaaggtaaaaaacccaagttttcttcttcatcaggcatcacaatgtcatgagcaggactacaaggcccatgggtcatcacactatccccctcctcaagccccctcccaaactgggactctctccccgaggcgcgaggtcgtggcttggcgggataggtctgatgaaagcgacgggttagatcaggagcatggactgtggaggcgtcttcccaagagcgttcctcagggccaaagcccacccagtcaatgagatattgcaggcggcggcggtgaaagcgagaatccaaaatgtcctgaacctcgaactcgtcctccccatccaccaaaatagggacgggggccggccggtctacatctggccgcacaccatccgccggaaggagcagggagcggtgaaacactgggtgaatgcgcattgaacgcggaagttggagtttgaaagtcacggggtttaattgcgccaccactggatagggaccaatgaaacgggcatctaacttccggcaagggcgatgggagggcaaaaagcgagtggacagaaaaacccgatctcctaccttgatttcggggcccggctggcgatgtttgtccgcgtgacgtttatagtcctccttggcttgttccagttgctggagcaaaagttgttgcaccgctgtgagttcctgcagccaatcctctgctgcggggatttctgaagtttcaatgacagggggaaagaaacgtggatggaagccgtagtttgcaaagaacggcgtttcttttgtagaagcctggactccattgttgtaggcaaactccgacagtggtaacagagaagcccaattgtcctgttggtagtttacataacagcgaaggtactgttccaaagtggcattggtgcgctccgtttgcccatccgtttgaggatgatgagctgaagataaacgagagtctatgcccaatagtttttgtagtgccttccagaaacgagaggtgaattgggatccacggtctgtgaccaaactcttgggcaatccatgtagtctgaaaacatgttggaggaataaatctgcagtctcttgggccgtgggaaggccttcacagggaatgaaatgggctaatttggtgaaaaggtccaccaccactaggatcgtggtgaatccacaggaaggtggtaagtcagtgataaaatccgcagaaattatttcccatgggcgagatggggtaggaagggggtgtagaagccctgagggcttctcccttcttatcttggagcgctggcatactgggcaggtgttgacatatttttccacatctttgcggatcttgggccaccagaaatctcttaggatcaaatgcatggttttaaatagtccgaaatgccctgctggtttgcagtcatgacacagacgtagtgctttttccctgcccggtccgggtgggatataaacatgatttctatagcaaagcagtccatctttaagcgaaaagggaaaatgcagaccttgacgaagttggtcctgcgcccaggcatctgcttgctgactagccctgatttcttgagcacagatgggtcctggagtagagggagttgaatcaatgggagtggatttggtgttccccactgtgagcgtggcaaagttctcgggttgtagtagttgggattcaaaggtctccttgcgtcctgcagcgtattccggtttacgtgacagggcgtctgcttgcttggtttgggctggggtcacataatgaatctggaagttgaaacgttcaaagaataaagcccaacgttgctgcctctgatttagcttacgggcagttcttagatgttctagattccgatgatcagtgtggacttcaatgggaaatttggccccttctagccaatgtctccaagtttcaaaagctgcctttatggctaatagttctttttcccaaatggtatagttcctctctggtgcggttagttgacgagaataataggcacaaggatgaaggtgatctcccaccggttgtaggagcacagccccaattgccacatcagaggcgtccgcttgcaccacaaaaagggtttcaggatctggatgctgaaggattggctgggatgtgaataatttctttagttgctggaaccctttctctgcttgatcagtccagcggaagggctgtttcccacggatgcagctggtgattgggtcagaccagcgggcaaaatctggaatgaacttgcggtaatagttcgcgaaccccaagaatcgctgcacctctttcttgttggttggcgcccgccattccaatactgctgaaacttttgccgggtccatggagagccctagaggcgagatgcggtaccccaggaaatctacctcttgtagatcaaaagcgcatttttccagcttggcataaagtccatgatcccgcaatcgttgtaacaccattttaacgtggttctcatgttctgattgtgatctagaaaacaccaaaaaatcgtccaggtagatgatcaagaaccgatctagatagtcctgaaaaatgtcattgacaaaatgctggaacgttgcgggagctccgcataaaccataattcataactcgggactcgaataatccgaatttagtctggaaggcggtcttccactcgtccccttctctgatgcgaactagattataagccccccgtaggtccagcttggtgtagaccttggctcctcgaagtcggtctagtagatccgagattaagggcaggggatagctgttccgcttagtgatattgttcaatgctctgtagtccaccaccaagcgtaattcccctgacttcttcttcacaaacatcactggggaggcggctggggattgagagggtctgatgaatcccttgcgaaggtttgtctctatgaattccctgagagcttcttgctctggttcagtcagggagtagagatgccctcgcgggatcggggccccctccaccaagtcaatggcacagtcataaggtctatgtgggggtaatttttcggcttctttttcattgaatacatcccaatactcggagtacttctttggcaaggtgataatgggctcggtgtctgtggcatggcagaccttggctacgaggcaatggttttggcagtactttgaagcaaactgcagttctctgttggaccaggagatgcttgggtcgtgaagtgtcagccatggaatccccaaaatcacagggaaatggggaacctcagtaacaaagaaggaaatctcttccatatgttcccttatccacatcctggtgggttccgaccactggcttacggggcccgtcttgagagggcggccatcgatggcttgcaccacacgggcattcttgaagtcatgatattgtaatcccagagagtcggcatactctctatcaatgaaattgttggtagctcctgagtctatcatggcgtggatcatgacgggtcccttttttgctgaccataaggtgaccactagaaggaacaggaccccggttggcggctcttgaatgggtttcttgaccgggttggcgagcctctctacgcccggtcgttggcttcccccgccggctgtgtgccagccgcctcagacgccttcgtctccgtggaggacgccgccgcaagacgggcggcgggcttccctttggctgggcactctctggcgaagtggcccccattcccgcaataccaacagagatttaggcgttggcggcgggccttctcggcggcatctaatctgggacgcacattgcccaactgcatcggcacctcctcgctccctctggggtatggggatggtggtgggggtctcctcactggacgcggctgaacgctggcgggagcggggggttttgccccagctctaccgctctggcctcgtacccactgtttcctgttggcaatcatgacttcagcccgtaaacattgatcgatgagtgcttcaagcgtttggggaggatccaccttggagatttcctccagcatttcaatgttgagaccctcccgaaattgtcctctgagggcaacatcgttccagccggtgttgtgggccagcactcagaactcggctatgtactgagacatgggtctgtctccttggaagaggcggcggagtttgtgcccggctgcctccaaattgtcctcgattccccaagtctccttaaggtggtccaagaagcgttgcgctgatcttaggtgtggagaggcttggtcgaacagtgccgtcgcccagttggccgctggcccgtctagaagactgtaaacccacgccaccttgatgtcttcttggggaaactcggcagcacgggcctctagataagcttggcattggcgacggaaaacatgaaccttagaagcttctccagtaaacttggttggcaacgccatggccggaagacggattccgcgttccttcaaaccctttatttccccatcctgtgcattgagcttatcacggattcggtccacctcatccttgtcgatggtgtaggtaatcggctggccgcccggtccaggtccggctccggtagacattctggccgaggttaattggtgcttagggtggcggagtcaaactgtcgcgacccaggctacagagcaccaataaccatacgcagaggccagattctatctaatatctttattaaggaaatatataaagttaataaaagcaaatgtaaaagttagtccagaagcagacctttcaggaaaggtcaaaattagtccaaagaaacaatgtccaatatgaaatattaaggtccaaagttgtaatccaataaccgaaacactcactttgccaggcaaagtgaggggagatgacaaggtcctttagtccatgaacttgagcaaggctaggaattaacttgatacttgaaaacaaggcttgaatcgtgacacaaggtaacaaggaacaagaacaagatccgtggaattacttggtaaaatccgtgaaacaaggcaaggcttagtcctgaaaggcgaggcaaggtccgtaggtaaacaaggctgggaaacaggagcgaaggcttgaaaacaagaacaaggcttgaacaggaacgaggcttggatcggagcgcgctgtccagacacaactcgctccggaggctgacgaattgactccgcaaagttactccgcgggtaaaacacctatatagagtctaactttcccgccgagagcagttctctgggaaccagaaacgaaagctaatctctgagaccagatgtttgactccttaaagattctcatggaaagcagacttaattggctaaattcttagcaattattctagcactcctgcgcgaggctgcttccaaacctctctgttgtttacaaaactcatggcgagaaaacacaggagatgtagcctcagtgtttgtttgacatacttctggaacataaccctcttgcaggtgcaaggttcccagatctggctgggaagaatctgtctgggaagaatccagttctgactgggaaggtaaaaaacccaagttttcttcttcatcaggcatcacaatgtcatgagcaggactacaaggcccatgggtcatcacaaaaggAGAAAAGACAAAGGTAACAATAATAGAACCAGAGTGAAAGAAACATGTGAATTTTCACAAAGAGTTCGAAACAGTTCAACGTGTCAATGTAGACATGACTTAACCAGGGGAGCAGATACAAACTTATCTTCAGACTGAGGAGAAAATGCtccaagaaaaaaggaggaaagataTTTAAGTCTTCAAGAAAGATTGAAACATATATACAAAGCTCATACAAAATATATTATAGTCAATTCAGATGGGAAAACATGCTAAACATATTTAAATGATGACCTGAGGCATGAGAAGAATATTGAGAATGGATTGGATAAATAAAACTGAGAATTCTGTcagaattaaaaatacaaataaagatttttttaatgaaagaggTGGACTGGTGAAATAAGAATATTGAGATTAAAAGGAAAATGCAATAAGATATTACAGCGAAACAAATTTGTGAAATACAGAAATAGATCACATGAAATAAGACCAATTTAAATGAAAAGCAAAGAAAGGGGGGATATTGAGGTGCTGAGCTAAAGATGATAACTTTATATAAATGTTTAACTTTATTCAAAGCAGTTAAATTGATTATTTTAATGTTACTTCTggttatgtattaattttaaatatatttgcaaTTACATTTCAGAAGAAACTGAAATGTAATGAAGTAGAACAAGAagtacatataataatatgatataataacttGATAGTTGATTTTGCTTCAGAAGAGGGAAAGTCAGTAGTGTTTTAAatgttgagtctcctttgggggagctaaagtgggtataaataaatataataataataataataataataataataataataatactgttttttaaaattatttttaacagaGGAAAGAGCTCATTGGTTAGTTTTAGTtggcagggatgggaggaagtaAGAGGGTGGGCATATTATGTGGTTATTTTTGTTCTGGattattttgctttgctttctattttaatatcttgtttttttaatttgttggatttaagttactttttgaaaatctaataaaattaatttaaaaaggaaacactgcATTCTTCAAATAGTAATGACTACTTGACAATGCCATCCTTAAACAGAACAGAACTATCCATTGGATATATCAAttcaaacaataaaaaagaatcaTTGACATTGTAACACCAGGAAATACAGCCTCACATTGAATGCAGAGATGACAAAGAGAAAAGGTTCACAAACTGGTTGGAAAGATGGTTCACAAACTGTGATTAACAAAAATTCATGACTTCTGACTTTTGGGGCAGAGAATTATATCTACAAATTGGTGTAAGACACTGATACAGGAGCTGCCGATACATGTTCTAGCATGTTCTTCCCTGACACCAGTAGCTCCCACAAAACCTACAAAACCTGGCTCCAAGCATTAAAAAACATCTAACaccaggtcagtaaataaagaacaacactctgaaaacaggggaattccaaatagaaatcaatcagggccagctaacacctcccaacaaaggattcccctaggcagcaagcagccagggcttgaagctacaagacagaaaacaatcatggccagttaacacctcccaacaaaggattcccccaggccggaATCAGCCACAGATTGACACtaaaagacaggaaacaatcagggccagctaacacctcccgacaaaggattccctcaggaaagaatcagccagggtttgaacctacaaggcaattacatgctaatcaaagtgactaattgcagcattcattcttgcctccaacacacaacagctctttctcccacgctggatattactccacaggtatataaaccacacttgcctggtTCCTTCCTACCTAGTGAAATCTAGGAGGGAGATCTTTTCCCCACCACTGCACtcattcctcctcttcctccatctgGGGAATGGCCACTGCTGCCTAAATaacatatttattacatttttttcaaaaccagcagACAATGCTACAGCAATGCTTATGGCTTTGGCCAGGTGGTCACTCacagagcattattattattattattattattattattattattattattattattattattacggcttTGACCATGTGGTCACTCACACACAATAAAGGCAGATAAtcgataatatctgctttgaactgggttatctgagtccacactgccatataatccagttcaaaccagataatgtgggattttatgggcaacttgaataccactgaatagccttgcagattcgaaGCCTGCCTGAtttatacctaggggactccattgttggccaacttgaataccattgaatagcctcacagcttcaaatcCTGTCTGCTTCATCCCTAAGGGAgtcctttctaggccaccttgaatgccatgaagaaaaccccacttaggactacaccacagtaacgcgtggccaggcacagctatttGAATATAAGCTCTTCTGCCTTAATCTCTCATTTATTGGTTTGGGTGGCAAGTTTATTGTAGTTTTACCAGTTTTCATCCTGACTGTTCCTATACTCTACAGGCATATTTTAAGAATAACAATGAAAGAGTTTCATAGTAACATTTCCCACCTGAAAGCTCAGATCAAGGTCAACAAAAAAGTCCTTCTATTTAGCCTCAACTAAGCGGACAGCTACCTGGAGCCTTAGCCTCTTGAAGACCAAACTTTGATGAGCTGTTATTTATTTTGCCTTGGAATGCTTGAGTATTAAAAACTATAAATAACTGGCCTGTGTATAACAATTACATTAAGTCAGTGATAAGAGAAgagtttttaaaactctgcaccaACCTGTCATGTATTTGGAAGCATCAAGTGCCAGCAAAGTCAAAGTCAGGTAGAATCAGGCAAACGGATGAGAGCAGTGCCAATCATGCCCATAAAGAATGTTTTCTCTCCACAGCAGAAGTCTTTTGGAGGGGTGCAGGATACTTGGAGAGTTGGTGTGTGTCATGTGAGGGATTCAAGTGTCACACTGACCCTGATTCAATGGCTGCATGTAGCCCATAGTCCAGTACATGATTCTTATTCTGATTAAAGCCGGAAAGGTCTCATAGTATAGAACTGAAAAGGTGACAAGAGGCCATATCAGGAACAGTAGAGTGAAGCAGCAGGGAAAGGGTCCACCAAAATTATATCAACACCTTTCTCATACAAATCAACATGACAGAAAAAttggactgtccctgccaagaTCTTTGCAAACCACTTTTGTTTGTCCTCTCTTTGGGTTTCTGTCTTTCAACAGTAGTATTTCAACACTATTGCAATTTTCTTACCTCAGGCATTCAAGGCAGAGGCAGGTAAACAGGTCCTTTTATTCACCCCCACCCCTTTACACACGTAGCCACTAAAACTGAGCACAATTCCTCCTCTGATACAAAAGCAAGCCTTGGGCTATGTAGtgtgcaataaacaaaagcaGTAAGGAAATAGGCAACATGAGAAACTCATTAATTTGCATAGTGTGATGGTGGTTCATCAACATAAAATGGACAGTGTGGGTCTGAAATGAGCATTTTCTGCCTCTGCTCATCAACCTTGGTTATATAAATAAAGCCTCGCACAGCATCCTTTGCAAGAATCAGAAGCACAGGAGATATGTTTTCTCCtggggacattgcttttttggtaaTTGCAGCTGTCTTGAACATCAGCGGGTTCATCTCTAATGGCTTTATTGTTACCGTGATGATCACTGCATGGACTAAATGCAGGAGACTTGCATCCAATGAACAGCTCTTTCTAAGCCTAGGCCTGTCCAATGTGTGTGTGACAATTGTCTTTAGTATGTACTGCTTCAGTTTTACAACTTTATCCAATTACAATGTAAACATTTTCCAGACATGGTTCTCCTTTTTTTCCTCTGTTGTGATATTCAGATATTGGCTCACTGTCTTGCTATGTTTCTTCTACTGCATCAAGATTGTGAACAGTACCCACACTTTCTCCCTTTGGTGCAAACTGAGGATATCATGGCTGATACCCCGACTTCTGATGGGATCTATTATTATCTCcttgtttgttttaattatggCTTTAAGTTTTATGTATATATTATCACCACCGGCCAATGCTACAACTGTGATCCAAGGGATGTCACATAATGAAAGTGTcaacattttaattttgttctttttaactGTTGGATCTGGT
Protein-coding sequences here:
- the LOC107982344 gene encoding taste receptor type 2 member 9-like: MFSPGDIAFLVIAAVLNISGFISNGFIVTVMITAWTKCRRLASNEQLFLSLGLSNVCVTIVFSMYCFSFTTLSNYNVNIFQTWFSFFSSVVIFRYWLTVLLCFFYCIKIVNSTHTFSLWCKLRISWLIPRLLMGSIIISLFVLIMALSFMYILSPPANATTVIQGMSHNESVNILILFFLTVGSGCPFLLVLLCSILVVASLCRHVCQMTGKESHLRSFQTKAHIQAARTVLSLLLLFLSFYVAQTLSMTLLKSQLFLPGVMMVYSPAQAVILVLNNPKLKQALAVMVQRTVLICEEKN